The Pongo abelii isolate AG06213 chromosome 20, NHGRI_mPonAbe1-v2.0_pri, whole genome shotgun sequence genome window below encodes:
- the LOC112130066 gene encoding uncharacterized protein LOC112130066, protein MQTVFCTVICNLTVTAAVTACLREPGAVSNPGLTSFTVLCVNRQGEKRRLGNERGYSSHQWPQKHPYHLLPELPTQISSARPTRPRRCRSSSRPHLARGRRSPLKAAQQARGLPAWGVWLLSRAEVRPRSALGSSRRGLGDKGARSQRAAEFTQARPARKGRTPGGGRPEAGCWLESRGQRGRKACAERAGAGPTLAPPLTAGSPDPQAPQLRRPHSPSKGLTSAADNGGCLPGVDRGAPRGLLGAVVPGGHFRRRTAAPPRQVPGPRRPAPPYLGGVGTFLAPASKPAAGWTSLSRSQTTLLHRRLPLQKGLGKSRPREPQFAHPQNGASCSRVSRKELGELSALSRDPSIWRSQDCEKVAAVILFKIRNLIRAILLCEVRRLRTSGLVPRSLSRG, encoded by the coding sequence ATGCAAACCGTATTTTGCACCGTTATTTGCAACTTGACAGTGACCGCCGCCGTCACCGCATGTTTAAGAGAGCCCGGAGCTGTTTCCAACCCAGGTCTGACGTCCTTCACAGTGCTTTGTGTGAACCGGCAGGGGGAGAAACGACGGCTGGGGAATGAACGGGGTTATTCGTCCCATCAATGGCCTCAGAAGCATCCTTATCACCTGCTTCCAGAGCTCCCGACCCAAATTTCCTCCGCAAGACCGACGCGGCCGCGACGCTGCAGAAGCTCGTCCCGGCCTCACCTGGCTCGCGGCCGGCGGTCCCCCTTGAAGGCGGCGCAGCAGGCTCGGGGTCTGCCCGCCTGGGGCGTTTGGCTTTTGTCCCGCGCCGAGGTCCGGCCCAGGAGTGCGCTTGGGAGCTCCAGGCGCGGCCTCGGGGACAAAGGCGCGCGGAGCCAACGTGCAGCAGAGTTCACCCAGGCCCGTCCGGCCAGAAAAGGAAGAACGCCCGGAGGCGGGAGGCCGGAGGCAGGCTGCTGGCTAGAGAGCCGAGGGCAACGAGGGCGCAAAGCCTGCGCGGAAAGGGCAGGCGCAGGGCCCACCCTGGCGCCGCCTCTCACCGCCGGCTCTCCTGACCCCCAAGCCCCGCAGCTACGGCGGCCCCACAGCCcgagcaaaggcctcacatcagCCGCGGACAATGGCGGCTGCTTACCCGGCGTCGACCGGGGCGCGCCGCGGGGTCTGCTGGGAGCTGTAGTTCCAGGCGGGCACTTCCGGCGTCGGACAGCGGCGCCGCCAAGACAGGTGCCTGGGCcgcgccgccccgccccgccctacCTGGGCGGGGTTGGGACCTTTCTGGCACCTGCATCGAAGCCGGCGGCAGGGTGGACTTCGTTGTCCCGGTCCCAGACTACCCTCCTCCACCGCCGCCTCCCACTGCAAAAGGGCCTAGGTAAGTCGCGGCCCCGCGAGCCTCAGTTTGCCCATCCGCAAAATGGCGCCTCGTGCTCCCGGGTTTCCCGGAAGGAGCTCGGCGAGTTGTCAGCGCTGTCGAGGGATCCTTCCATTTGGCGTTCGCAAGATTGTGAGAAAGTGGCTGCTGTTATTCTCTTTAAGATAAGGAACCTAATTCGAGCTATCCTTCTCTGTGAAGTCCGACGGCTGAGAACGTCAGGGCTCGTTCCCAGGTCTCTTTCCAGAGGCTAA